One Roseimaritima multifibrata DNA window includes the following coding sequences:
- the nrtS gene encoding nitrate/nitrite transporter NrtS: MHEWFRLAFSRSIVLRGLAYSVVVGTILTAINHGDNLLNGQLETRHFLKIALTYTVPYIVSTLSSVAALNQSVENA; this comes from the coding sequence ATGCATGAGTGGTTTCGTTTGGCTTTTTCCCGATCAATTGTTCTGCGTGGGCTTGCCTATAGCGTTGTCGTCGGGACGATCCTGACAGCGATCAATCACGGCGATAACCTTCTTAACGGCCAGCTTGAAACGCGGCATTTCCTGAAAATCGCGTTAACGTACACGGTTCCCTATATCGTTTCGACTCTTTCAAGCGTGGCTGCGTTGAATCAGTCCGTTGAAAACGCGTAA
- a CDS encoding GxxExxY protein, translating into MSIVFKDESYRIMGACFEVYKEKGCGFLESVFQECLSLEFGFSEIAFLEHPELKLSYKGKPLRQVFKPDFLCFGKIILEIKAVSSLNDDHRAQVHNYLKATNLELGLLVNFGHYPKVEYERIVRQQKN; encoded by the coding sequence ATGAGTATCGTGTTCAAAGACGAATCGTATCGCATCATGGGTGCATGCTTTGAAGTCTACAAAGAAAAAGGCTGCGGGTTCCTTGAGTCGGTGTTTCAAGAGTGTTTGTCACTTGAGTTTGGTTTCTCAGAAATCGCATTTCTCGAACACCCCGAATTGAAACTGAGCTACAAGGGCAAACCGCTTCGGCAAGTCTTTAAACCTGACTTCCTTTGCTTTGGAAAGATCATCTTAGAAATCAAGGCGGTTTCCTCACTAAATGACGACCACCGCGCCCAAGTACACAACTACCTCAAAGCCACCAACCTCGAACTTGGTTTACTCGTAAATTTCGGTCATTACCCCAAAGTCGAATACGAACGAATCGTGCGTCAGCAGAAAAACTAG
- a CDS encoding thioredoxin family protein, translating into MKTISLAALVASPIAILLLSGCTNVGALAFRKPSSTEPPQQLTESVAAHRPQAKDIQVTEHTETFVSTPSARESYQPALVTLGRGEDLQAKVNEATGPVLLDFYADWCGPCKVQSRILHDLEQEAANRGTLIIKVNIDDHPEIARSLQVEGIPTLIMIRDGQIANRQSGVANKSELTEWMR; encoded by the coding sequence ATGAAAACGATTTCCCTGGCCGCCCTGGTCGCCTCGCCTATCGCCATTCTGCTTTTGTCCGGATGCACCAACGTAGGAGCCCTGGCGTTCCGCAAACCATCCTCGACCGAACCACCGCAACAACTGACTGAATCCGTTGCTGCTCATCGACCCCAGGCAAAAGACATTCAGGTAACCGAGCATACGGAAACCTTTGTTAGCACGCCATCCGCAAGAGAATCCTACCAACCGGCTCTCGTTACGCTTGGACGCGGAGAAGACCTACAGGCGAAGGTCAACGAAGCTACTGGACCGGTTCTGCTTGATTTTTATGCCGATTGGTGCGGCCCTTGCAAAGTGCAGAGCAGAATCCTCCATGACCTGGAGCAGGAAGCTGCAAATCGTGGAACATTAATCATCAAAGTCAACATTGACGACCACCCGGAGATCGCCAGAAGCCTACAAGTCGAAGGGATCCCTACCTTGATCATGATCAGGGACGGTCAAATTGCGAATCGACAATCAGGCGTTGCCAACAAAAGTGAATTGACCGAGTGGATGCGGTAG
- the pstA gene encoding phosphate ABC transporter permease PstA, whose product MDSPHTTYDRSRFGLSIDFLITGAVWSIAGIVTAIFVWILADIAIAGLPSISINFLTEAPRNAGRDGGIFPIILSTLAILAVTMTVSVPLGVGTAILLSEWTRAESVYGMLVRRSLDVLAGVPSIVFGLFGNAFFCSYLGLGFSILSGGLTLSCMVLPILIRSAEEGFRSVPNEYRTGAAALGLSRTATLTQLLLPAAIPGIVVGLVLGIGRALAETAALIFTSGYVDRTPSSLLDSGRALSVHIFDMSMNVAGGDQNAYASAVVLITMLLIINATASWMAHHWLKKRILVT is encoded by the coding sequence ATGGATAGCCCACACACCACTTATGACCGTTCTCGCTTCGGTCTTTCGATTGATTTCCTGATCACAGGTGCCGTGTGGTCGATTGCCGGGATCGTCACCGCCATCTTTGTATGGATTTTGGCTGACATTGCGATCGCAGGTTTGCCCTCGATCTCTATAAACTTTTTAACCGAAGCCCCTCGGAATGCCGGACGGGACGGAGGGATCTTTCCGATCATCCTTTCAACCCTGGCTATTTTGGCGGTCACGATGACCGTCTCCGTCCCGCTAGGCGTTGGAACCGCGATCCTGCTTAGCGAATGGACTCGGGCCGAAAGCGTTTATGGAATGCTGGTCCGACGGAGCTTGGATGTCCTGGCAGGTGTCCCCTCGATCGTTTTCGGATTGTTTGGCAACGCCTTTTTCTGCAGCTATCTAGGATTGGGATTTTCCATCTTGTCCGGCGGTCTAACGCTATCTTGTATGGTGTTGCCAATCCTAATCCGATCGGCAGAGGAAGGCTTTCGCTCAGTTCCAAACGAATACCGCACGGGGGCGGCGGCTTTGGGGTTGTCCCGAACCGCGACGCTTACTCAACTGCTGTTACCTGCTGCGATCCCAGGAATCGTCGTCGGATTGGTACTGGGCATCGGGCGTGCGTTGGCCGAAACGGCAGCGTTGATATTTACCAGCGGCTATGTTGATCGTACCCCCAGTTCGTTGCTCGATTCCGGCCGCGCCCTATCGGTTCACATTTTTGACATGTCCATGAACGTCGCGGGCGGCGATCAAAACGCCTATGCATCGGCGGTGGTGCTTATCACCATGCTGTTAATCATTAACGCAACGGCAAGCTGGATGGCCCATCACTGGTTAAAGAAAAGGATCTTGGTGACATGA
- a CDS encoding phosphate ABC transporter substrate-binding protein, which yields MIVRPRFVCLPALFVLGLLPSFLSGCTSDDSPENDNQIVVTGSSTIAPLVAEIAKDFEALHPGVRIDVQSGGSSRGVADARRGLADIGMVSRDLKIEEGDLTAFTIARDGVGVIVHRDNPVDSLSDDQIVAIYTNRINNWNEVGGPDAPITVVNKAEGRSTLELFVEHFQLDNKQIQADTVIGDNEQGIKTVAGNPNAIGYVSIGTAEYDATHDIPIKLLPLSGVAASIENVRSGTFPLSRPLNLVVKIKPTGLAAEFIEFARSREVHPIILEQYFVPLSQ from the coding sequence GTGATTGTTCGCCCCCGATTCGTTTGCTTGCCCGCCCTGTTCGTACTTGGTCTGCTGCCATCGTTTTTGTCCGGTTGCACATCGGATGACAGCCCAGAGAACGACAACCAGATCGTCGTAACAGGGTCCAGTACCATTGCCCCGCTGGTTGCAGAGATCGCGAAGGATTTTGAAGCATTGCATCCCGGCGTGCGGATCGATGTGCAAAGCGGCGGGTCGTCCCGCGGAGTAGCCGACGCCCGACGAGGCCTTGCCGACATTGGGATGGTATCGCGAGACCTTAAAATCGAAGAAGGCGACCTAACAGCGTTCACAATCGCTCGAGATGGAGTCGGCGTCATTGTCCACCGCGACAATCCCGTTGATTCACTCTCGGACGATCAAATTGTGGCGATCTACACCAACCGCATCAATAACTGGAATGAGGTTGGCGGACCAGACGCACCGATCACGGTCGTCAACAAAGCGGAAGGCCGATCCACGCTGGAGCTGTTTGTCGAACATTTTCAGTTGGACAATAAGCAGATCCAAGCGGACACCGTCATCGGTGATAATGAGCAGGGAATTAAAACGGTCGCCGGCAACCCTAACGCGATTGGTTACGTATCGATCGGAACCGCCGAATACGATGCCACACACGACATACCGATCAAACTGTTACCACTGTCAGGCGTTGCAGCGTCGATCGAAAACGTCCGTTCGGGAACTTTTCCGCTTTCACGCCCACTGAACCTAGTCGTCAAAATCAAGCCAACAGGCCTTGCCGCGGAGTTCATCGAATTCGCTCGCTCACGTGAAGTCCATCCGATTATTCTGGAGCAGTACTTTGTCCCACTTTCCCAGTGA
- a CDS encoding DUF547 domain-containing protein gives MMKDSLASSFAIALTAATLSLFSNATCFAGTDVVVGVSVPVSQQVSIDQIDPGQWDVLLKRYVDQNGNVNYAKWKQTPADVRALEQFLSYLSTANPKARASQTEKVAFWINAYNALTVHGILREYPTSSIRNHTAKLFGYNIWDDLLLTVGGTPYSLNQMEHEILRKMGEPRIHFAIVCASRSCPRLLSEAYTSAELDGQLTANAKVFFANSGNFQYDVNGRKFRLSAIMDWFGEDFGRDQAAQLRTIAPYLPSRAAYDAAIGNSVSVSYLDYDWGLNDQATAPPARR, from the coding sequence ATGATGAAAGATTCTCTTGCCTCCTCTTTTGCGATTGCGTTAACGGCCGCAACACTCTCGCTTTTTTCAAACGCGACGTGCTTTGCCGGAACGGATGTCGTCGTTGGGGTTAGCGTGCCTGTGAGCCAACAGGTTTCAATCGATCAGATTGACCCTGGCCAGTGGGATGTTTTGCTAAAACGGTACGTTGATCAAAACGGGAATGTCAACTACGCCAAATGGAAACAGACCCCCGCCGATGTGCGGGCGCTGGAGCAGTTCTTGTCTTACCTTTCGACGGCGAACCCGAAAGCGAGGGCAAGCCAGACCGAAAAGGTCGCCTTTTGGATTAATGCCTACAACGCGTTAACGGTTCATGGGATTCTGCGTGAGTATCCGACATCCAGCATCCGTAACCACACCGCAAAACTGTTTGGCTACAACATCTGGGATGATCTGTTGCTGACCGTTGGCGGAACGCCCTACTCGCTGAATCAGATGGAGCATGAGATTCTTCGGAAGATGGGAGAGCCGCGGATTCACTTTGCGATCGTATGTGCATCACGCAGTTGTCCACGCCTGTTGTCCGAAGCATATACGTCTGCGGAACTGGACGGTCAGTTGACCGCTAACGCAAAAGTCTTCTTTGCCAATTCAGGAAATTTTCAATACGACGTGAATGGACGCAAGTTTCGTCTCTCGGCGATTATGGATTGGTTTGGCGAAGACTTCGGTCGTGATCAGGCTGCCCAGCTTCGCACGATCGCTCCTTACTTGCCCTCGCGAGCAGCTTACGATGCTGCGATTGGGAATTCGGTTTCTGTCTCCTATCTCGATTACGACTGGGGTTTAAACGATCAGGCCACGGCACCTCCGGCCCGACGTTGA
- a CDS encoding PA2169 family four-helix-bundle protein, with amino-acid sequence MSYETKTDLNDTTIEKLQKLIQANIDACNGFRESAEELDDPALSALFRELGDQRSELATELQEYVVFNGEVPEDDGSVAAKTHRIWINIRAKLNGGDPYVILIEAERGEDHAKAAYEDVLKETAGSAMNDVLTRQYRVVKAGHDKVRDLRDSFAKK; translated from the coding sequence ATGTCTTACGAAACGAAAACCGATTTGAACGACACGACCATCGAAAAACTGCAAAAATTGATTCAGGCAAACATCGACGCTTGTAACGGATTCCGTGAATCAGCCGAAGAATTAGACGATCCAGCTTTGTCAGCTCTTTTTCGTGAACTGGGCGATCAACGCTCGGAGTTGGCTACGGAATTACAGGAGTATGTTGTCTTCAACGGAGAGGTACCCGAAGACGACGGCAGTGTTGCCGCGAAGACCCATCGCATTTGGATCAACATCCGAGCCAAATTGAATGGCGGAGATCCCTATGTCATTTTGATCGAAGCCGAACGAGGCGAAGACCACGCAAAAGCAGCCTACGAAGATGTATTGAAGGAGACCGCCGGCAGCGCGATGAATGACGTCCTCACACGACAATATCGGGTCGTCAAAGCGGGGCACGATAAAGTCCGAGATCTGCGAGATTCATTCGCCAAGAAATAG
- the pstC gene encoding phosphate ABC transporter permease subunit PstC, with the protein MSHFPSDTVLLWLVRGCGLLTGTITVVIVGFLLTESLPALQEVGIQRFVSDPSWHPSAGSAEGEFNLVPMIVATSLATAGAVLLATPLGIGSAIFAHFYAPNRLRKIYGKMIELLAGIPSVVYGLWGLVVLVPIIARWHPPGTSLLSAIIVLTIMILPTIALLAGASFDNLSSEHLRASAALGLSRGRTVFSVVLPASRSGLFTAVLLGTGRAVGETMAVLMVAGNVVQTPTSLFQPVRTITANIALEMAYAMDGHRSALFVCGLLLMAMIVLLVGTAEWVSKGRIHG; encoded by the coding sequence TTGTCCCACTTTCCCAGTGACACGGTACTCCTTTGGTTGGTTCGCGGATGCGGATTACTGACAGGGACGATCACGGTCGTGATTGTCGGCTTTTTGCTGACCGAATCACTTCCGGCGCTTCAAGAGGTCGGGATTCAACGCTTTGTATCCGACCCATCTTGGCATCCTTCCGCAGGATCTGCGGAGGGAGAATTCAACCTCGTTCCGATGATCGTTGCGACTTCGTTGGCGACCGCAGGAGCCGTTCTTCTAGCAACGCCGCTGGGCATCGGGTCGGCGATCTTTGCACACTTCTATGCTCCCAATCGTCTGAGAAAGATTTATGGCAAAATGATTGAACTGCTGGCCGGCATTCCTTCGGTCGTCTACGGGCTGTGGGGACTGGTGGTGTTGGTCCCCATCATCGCCCGTTGGCATCCACCGGGGACCAGCCTCTTATCGGCGATCATCGTTTTGACGATCATGATCCTCCCGACCATTGCGTTGCTGGCCGGGGCTTCGTTTGACAACCTATCAAGTGAACACCTGCGAGCCTCCGCGGCGCTGGGGTTGTCGCGCGGACGAACCGTATTCAGTGTTGTATTGCCCGCGTCCCGATCGGGACTGTTTACGGCTGTCCTGCTGGGAACAGGGCGGGCCGTCGGCGAAACGATGGCAGTATTAATGGTTGCGGGAAATGTCGTCCAGACGCCGACCAGCCTCTTTCAGCCGGTTCGTACGATCACGGCGAACATCGCTTTGGAAATGGCGTACGCGATGGATGGCCACCGCTCGGCGTTGTTTGTTTGTGGGCTGCTATTGATGGCGATGATCGTTCTGCTGGTCGGCACTGCCGAGTGGGTAAGCAAAGGACGTATCCATGGATAG
- a CDS encoding Crp/Fnr family transcriptional regulator: MPQKIWHLKNNELFRKLHPDQLSKLESRCRARVFAARSPVYLPSQTADSVFLLASGMVKVCNLTSDGKQSILAFVEPGELFGELAIFESEQRDEYVEAIEKSTVVMIPASEIQELTATNHDVSIALTKMIGIRRHRVERRLKNLLFLSNRDRLVHLLLDLAEQFGICEPEGIRLRIKLAHQEIANLMGSTRETVTILLGQLKSEGLVEVGRQRITLVHADQLASSVQRKVPSLNT; this comes from the coding sequence GTGCCTCAAAAAATTTGGCATCTAAAGAACAATGAGCTCTTTAGGAAGCTGCATCCAGACCAATTGAGCAAACTTGAATCTCGCTGCCGAGCTCGAGTCTTTGCGGCCCGCAGCCCGGTCTATTTGCCCAGCCAAACCGCTGACAGCGTGTTCCTGCTTGCCAGTGGGATGGTCAAGGTCTGCAACCTCACTAGCGATGGCAAACAATCGATCCTGGCGTTTGTTGAACCGGGAGAACTGTTCGGTGAGCTGGCGATCTTTGAATCGGAACAAAGGGACGAATACGTCGAAGCGATCGAAAAATCGACCGTCGTGATGATTCCTGCCAGCGAGATCCAAGAACTGACCGCTACCAACCATGACGTCTCCATTGCCCTAACGAAAATGATTGGGATAAGACGCCATCGCGTCGAACGACGACTGAAAAACCTTCTCTTCCTCTCGAACCGTGATCGCTTAGTCCATCTTCTGTTGGACCTAGCCGAACAATTCGGCATCTGCGAACCGGAGGGAATTCGCCTCAGAATCAAACTGGCTCATCAAGAAATTGCGAATCTGATGGGCAGCACCCGCGAGACAGTGACGATCTTGTTGGGGCAACTGAAATCGGAAGGGCTGGTCGAAGTCGGCCGACAACGGATCACTCTCGTGCACGCCGACCAACTGGCAAGCTCCGTTCAACGCAAGGTCCCAAGCTTGAACACTTAG
- the arsS gene encoding arsenosugar biosynthesis radical SAM (seleno)protein ArsS (Some members of this family are selenoproteins.): protein MQLSLLRQKSELANAAMQRDILEGETNARLPHFDQKLESSGLAGLQATSIEVLQINVGKLCNQTCTHCHVDAGPDRRESMSRETSQQIIDVLASNPIPTLDITGGAPEMNPNFRWLVEKAHALGRRVIDRCNLTILMANGYKDLPEFLAKHEVEVVASLPCYLEENCDSQRGDGVFKRSIDALKRLNQLGYGQPDSNRKLTLVYNPTGISLPPAQHKLEATYRDELKARYDILFSELHTITNLPISRFLDDLRRNDQLDQYMQKLIDSFNPLTVEGVMCRSMVSVDWQGNLFDCDFNQMLNMGITGDLPQHISDFDPVKLSRRMIQTGRHCFGCTAGCGSGCQGAVVKVSAKEQA, encoded by the coding sequence ATGCAATTATCACTCCTACGACAGAAAAGCGAACTGGCAAACGCTGCGATGCAGCGAGATATCCTGGAGGGAGAAACGAACGCACGACTTCCTCACTTTGATCAAAAATTAGAATCAAGCGGTCTGGCAGGTCTCCAAGCCACCAGTATCGAAGTTCTGCAAATCAATGTCGGCAAGCTGTGCAACCAAACTTGCACGCACTGTCACGTCGATGCTGGGCCCGACCGGCGCGAGAGCATGTCACGGGAAACATCCCAACAGATCATCGATGTTCTCGCCAGCAATCCAATCCCGACGCTGGACATCACCGGTGGTGCCCCGGAGATGAATCCCAATTTTCGCTGGCTGGTCGAAAAGGCTCACGCGCTTGGACGACGCGTGATCGATCGTTGCAATTTGACGATTCTAATGGCAAACGGATATAAGGACCTACCTGAATTCCTCGCCAAACACGAAGTCGAAGTGGTCGCTTCATTACCATGCTACCTCGAAGAAAACTGCGATAGCCAACGCGGCGATGGCGTCTTCAAACGTTCGATTGACGCGCTCAAAAGATTGAATCAATTAGGGTACGGACAACCCGATTCCAATCGAAAGCTGACGCTGGTTTACAATCCCACAGGGATATCCCTGCCGCCAGCACAACACAAACTGGAAGCGACTTATCGCGATGAGTTAAAGGCTCGATACGACATTCTCTTTTCCGAATTGCACACGATCACGAATCTGCCGATCAGTCGATTTCTCGACGACCTACGGCGCAACGATCAACTCGATCAGTACATGCAAAAACTGATCGACAGCTTTAACCCACTGACCGTCGAAGGGGTCATGTGTCGCTCGATGGTCTCCGTCGATTGGCAGGGCAATCTGTTTGATTGCGATTTCAACCAGATGCTAAATATGGGCATTACCGGCGACCTACCACAGCACATATCGGATTTCGATCCTGTGAAACTTAGCAGGCGTATGATTCAGACCGGTCGACACTGCTTCGGTTGCACCGCCGGGTGCGGTTCGGGATGCCAGGGAGCGGTTGTGAAAGTCTCCGCCAAGGAGCAAGCGTGA
- a CDS encoding PEP-CTERM sorting domain-containing protein, translated as MLYSFPFPFLTALTAVCLLFPSTALAGIYSGPTDTFNLIDGAIASGDVRFVEWADAIDPDRTAFAPRGATVINQSGGFNSLGDLDATQIAAGVSPGYLTVSFPTGIRNGSGADFAVFENGFRFGTNGDGVSGLFAEFAYVDVSSNGTDFARFPSIYLNGGPLAGGFGTSFVGFDVTNVYNLAGKHAAGYGTPFDLDDLSTDPLVAAGLLDLNNIQFVRMFDIPGNGAFTDSLGNPIRDNWVTSGSGGFDFRLGPGLGVGVLNVASVPEPGSFAILALSIGLIAFKRNRKRLSVGRAG; from the coding sequence ATGCTTTACTCGTTTCCGTTTCCTTTTCTGACAGCCTTGACGGCTGTCTGTTTGCTCTTTCCCTCCACAGCCCTGGCGGGAATCTACTCAGGACCTACCGACACCTTCAACTTGATCGATGGAGCGATAGCCTCGGGGGATGTTCGGTTTGTTGAATGGGCCGATGCAATCGATCCGGATCGAACCGCTTTTGCTCCGCGTGGTGCAACGGTGATCAATCAATCGGGTGGTTTTAACAGCTTGGGCGATCTTGATGCGACTCAGATCGCTGCGGGGGTCTCGCCTGGCTATTTGACCGTTAGTTTTCCAACTGGAATACGGAACGGTAGTGGCGCTGATTTTGCAGTTTTCGAAAATGGATTTCGGTTCGGCACCAATGGCGACGGCGTGTCTGGTCTGTTTGCGGAGTTCGCTTATGTCGATGTTTCTAGTAATGGGACAGACTTTGCCAGGTTTCCCAGCATCTATTTAAACGGCGGACCGTTGGCCGGCGGTTTTGGGACATCATTTGTCGGGTTCGATGTTACCAATGTGTATAACCTGGCTGGAAAACATGCTGCCGGTTACGGGACTCCGTTCGACTTGGATGACCTCAGCACTGACCCGTTGGTCGCCGCAGGTTTATTGGATCTAAACAACATTCAGTTTGTGCGGATGTTCGACATCCCTGGGAATGGTGCTTTTACGGACAGCCTAGGCAATCCAATTCGAGACAACTGGGTGACAAGTGGTTCCGGAGGCTTCGATTTTCGACTCGGACCTGGTTTGGGGGTTGGCGTGCTGAATGTGGCGTCCGTCCCTGAACCGGGCAGCTTCGCCATACTCGCTTTGTCGATAGGTTTGATCGCGTTTAAGAGAAACCGAAAACGCCTGTCTGTTGGGCGGGCAGGATAA
- a CDS encoding methyltransferase domain-containing protein: protein MKAAMLNDTHVAESSVYQRYAAAAQAVEPALCCPVEYSSDLLKVIPDEIIERDYGCGDPTPYVRSGETVLDLGSGGGKLCYIAAQVVGAEGRIIGVDCNREMLGLARKHAPAVAQQLGYANVDFRYGLIQDLALDLDQLGEELSKSPVNDPAGYLALRQAEDRLRREQPLVADDSIDCVLSNCVLNLVRQQDRRQLFAEIFRVLRRGGRAAISDIVSDESVPERLQQDPELWSGCITGAFREDEFLKAFEEAGFHGIEIVKRQSEPWRTVEGIEFRSVTVVAHKGKAGPCLERGQAVSYRGPFKRVQDDDGHTYFRGERMAVCDKTFNLLQQEPYTNMFDTIEPREAVPLDDAKAFDCRRNVRRHPRETKGLEYDATTDAANSCSEDGPCC, encoded by the coding sequence ATGAAAGCAGCCATGTTAAACGATACACACGTCGCCGAATCGTCTGTTTATCAGCGTTACGCAGCCGCCGCCCAAGCCGTTGAACCGGCTCTATGCTGCCCCGTTGAATACTCGTCCGACCTGCTGAAGGTGATCCCTGACGAGATCATCGAACGGGACTATGGATGCGGTGACCCAACTCCTTACGTACGCTCTGGCGAAACCGTGCTCGATTTGGGCAGCGGAGGTGGCAAATTATGCTACATCGCAGCTCAGGTGGTTGGCGCTGAGGGTCGGATCATCGGAGTCGATTGCAACCGTGAAATGCTGGGACTGGCTAGAAAGCACGCACCGGCGGTCGCGCAGCAGCTAGGGTATGCGAACGTCGACTTTCGATATGGTCTGATTCAGGATTTGGCGTTGGACCTGGATCAATTGGGCGAAGAGTTATCCAAAAGTCCTGTAAATGATCCCGCTGGCTATCTGGCGCTGCGGCAAGCCGAAGACCGCCTCCGTCGGGAACAGCCTTTAGTCGCCGACGATTCAATCGACTGCGTGTTGTCCAATTGCGTCCTGAATCTCGTTAGGCAACAAGATCGCCGTCAGTTATTCGCCGAAATATTCCGTGTCTTGCGGCGTGGTGGTCGGGCAGCGATCAGCGACATCGTAAGCGACGAAAGCGTTCCAGAACGCCTGCAGCAAGACCCCGAGCTTTGGTCTGGATGTATCACAGGCGCGTTTCGCGAAGACGAATTTCTAAAGGCGTTCGAGGAAGCGGGCTTCCACGGCATCGAGATCGTTAAACGGCAAAGCGAACCATGGCGCACGGTCGAGGGCATCGAATTCCGTTCGGTGACCGTCGTGGCCCACAAAGGAAAGGCAGGCCCTTGCTTGGAACGCGGCCAAGCGGTTTCGTATCGAGGTCCATTCAAGCGAGTCCAGGATGATGACGGACATACCTATTTCCGCGGTGAACGGATGGCGGTTTGCGATAAAACATTTAACCTGCTGCAACAGGAACCGTACACCAACATGTTTGATACGATTGAACCTCGCGAAGCGGTCCCCCTGGACGACGCCAAAGCGTTTGATTGCCGACGCAACGTACGACGTCATCCCCGTGAAACCAAAGGTCTTGAATACGACGCGACCACGGATGCGGCGAATAGCTGTAGTGAAGACGGCCCCTGCTGTTAG
- a CDS encoding zf-HC2 domain-containing protein, with protein sequence MVRQDFDGNSDWEDCAPGTITGLMKRLKAERRRKSVVRFGPPVVLTVMLVLVAWNFGGVASSPSLQNPVGEFDFGGVTCSEVQDSMLEFALGELEPVKQDAFTVHFQKCPACRTKLEAMQDSGTPVAASSRVENPADDGESLVVLFAFGTDG encoded by the coding sequence ATGGTCCGCCAAGATTTTGATGGAAATTCAGATTGGGAAGATTGTGCCCCAGGGACGATTACCGGCTTGATGAAACGGCTGAAAGCGGAACGACGCCGCAAATCGGTTGTGCGGTTCGGTCCTCCTGTCGTGTTAACGGTGATGCTGGTGTTGGTCGCCTGGAATTTTGGAGGTGTTGCCAGTTCGCCTAGTCTGCAAAACCCGGTTGGTGAGTTCGATTTTGGTGGCGTGACCTGTAGCGAAGTCCAAGATTCCATGCTGGAGTTCGCGTTAGGGGAATTGGAGCCGGTGAAACAGGATGCGTTTACGGTCCACTTCCAAAAATGTCCAGCCTGCCGAACGAAGCTGGAAGCAATGCAAGATTCTGGAACGCCCGTAGCCGCATCAAGCCGCGTTGAAAATCCTGCGGACGATGGTGAATCATTGGTTGTCTTGTTTGCGTTCGGCACCGATGGTTAA
- a CDS encoding glycosyltransferase family 2 protein, with the protein MTLPGAEKMHDIASYLRDSVWVVIPALNEEKSVGLVLRDLPAVAGVIVVDNGSTDRTAQVAQDAGAIVVSESKRGYGSACLKGLSKLRELINDAKASPKVIAFVDADYSDHSDLLPQLVDPIAAGKADFVLGSRLLGKREPGAMPPQSVFGNKFACALMRLFFRARYTDLGPFRAITYYRLCDLHMQDENFGWTIEMQIKAARLGVRFLEIPVPYRARVGTSKISGTVSGSVKAGYKILFTIAKYGLMPGALSRQLPLQKSALS; encoded by the coding sequence ATGACTCTGCCCGGGGCTGAGAAAATGCACGATATCGCCAGCTATCTCCGAGATTCGGTCTGGGTAGTTATCCCTGCGCTTAACGAAGAAAAATCGGTCGGTTTGGTTTTACGTGATTTGCCAGCTGTTGCCGGTGTGATCGTGGTCGATAATGGGTCGACGGATCGGACGGCTCAGGTTGCCCAGGATGCAGGTGCGATCGTGGTGAGCGAATCGAAACGCGGGTACGGTTCTGCATGTCTTAAAGGTTTGTCGAAACTTCGCGAGCTGATTAATGATGCCAAAGCGTCACCGAAAGTGATTGCCTTTGTTGATGCTGATTACAGCGACCACTCAGACCTTTTGCCTCAGTTGGTCGATCCGATCGCTGCCGGGAAAGCCGATTTTGTGCTTGGTTCGCGTCTGCTGGGCAAACGTGAGCCGGGGGCAATGCCTCCGCAGAGCGTTTTCGGAAACAAGTTCGCTTGCGCTCTGATGCGGCTGTTCTTTAGGGCTCGATACACGGATCTCGGGCCTTTTCGAGCAATCACCTATTATCGGCTTTGCGATCTGCATATGCAGGATGAGAACTTTGGGTGGACGATTGAAATGCAGATCAAAGCGGCAAGGCTGGGGGTGCGGTTTCTGGAAATTCCTGTTCCCTATCGGGCCAGAGTCGGCACAAGCAAGATCAGTGGGACGGTGAGCGGTTCGGTTAAGGCGGGTTACAAAATCCTCTTCACGATTGCCAAATATGGGCTTATGCCAGGTGCGTTAAGCCGACAGCTTCCGTTACAGAAGTCGGCGTTGTCGTGA